The following is a genomic window from Aricia agestis chromosome 12, ilAriAges1.1, whole genome shotgun sequence.
CTCTGAGAATTATAGcgagtaatattaattaaggataataatataatgattaatgagtaATTgacatatattaatattaatttaatttatcgtGTATTGTTTAGGTTTAAGTTTTAGTTCACAttgtattttaattcttaattcttGACATTTCCCCTAAATGCGCGTGATAATcttttcattataattaaatttaaggacattttaatatatattattatttaatgattttaagtaataactaaatTCTATTGACATTTccttaattttgttatgttgacgtgtaaaaataatacttttaacaaactataatttaattaattgtaaatgctattaatgtaattttgtatttaatattaatcaattaaaataatgttttgctaTTACATATAATAGGTATCCTGATAAATGCACGGAGAACTATATTAATTGTAAATGCTGTGTACACCTGTAATTAACTTTTGTTTTAGAATAAGTGGTATACTTGTAAAGAAATGATGTAATTTTGCAGCAATAAGTTGTTGGtgtatcaatttaaataaataaataaataaaaaataatatggttGAAAAAGACGTCACGAAAGTCGGAACATATCAAACTCTTTCTAGCCTTTTATTTTAACGTTTCCTATTTCGTGTCCTTATTTATTCGGAAACAGCTTGTGACGGATATTTACAAATAGAGCACCAatcaaaaaaattcaaaatatttatttctaaataggttaacaaagttaacacttttagaacgtccaCATGAGACGGTACTACGTACGGTCTTCATATAAGAGTCATCGTCaccaatattttatgttttgcaAGCATAGCTGCTATTGAAGTAGAACTCCGAGTGACTAGGCAAACATAACCCACCTGGAGGTCGAACATGGCGAACGCGCAGACGTAGTATGGCACGCCGATGAAGCACATGGTGGGGTGTCGGATGTTCACGAGGTGCTTGTACAGCGGCTCCACGCAGTTGTCCTGGACGGAGATCCCGCAGGATGGGTGCAGGAACGGGAAGTTGTACAGGTAACCTGGAGAGAGAATTACAAAAATCTCTTTAATATTTTCGGAGTGTCTATATGTGGAGAGTATATTCATGTCAAAAATCTTTGTTATTCTTTGATTGTATGGATGAGCTGAAGTAAAGTGTTGGAAACACACATCAACATTTAACACATCTAAAATTGCTCACAATGGAGCATAATAAGAAATCATGACACAAAGTTTAAAAGTTAATATAATTTGAAGCACTATAATACGGTTGGTCATAATAATGTCAAGATCAAAATTCAGTGTGTTCTTTGCCAGACGAATGACTGACAAGTCTGGCGAAATGAGTTCCAAAACCGACTTTTTCGAAGAATGGAGTTTCTATTTGTCATACTCCTATTATAAATTGTGAGTGTGTGTCTGacactgtctgtctgttgattGTTTACCTtaaatcactgaaccgatttccaAAGATTTGAATTTCGAGAATATGACCCGGTTCCTGCTCAATAAAAGAAATTGCGGGCATTATCTAATAGAGCTCGACagggctttaaatgaacgtggcgaaaaaaggaactaacggtGCCATCGTACAAAATCtccaatttttgacagttctcctttaccagcggaggccccgcccacgttcatttaaagccttgtcgtaCTTTAGCTAGAGTAGACATTAGGAAGTAAAATGCCCTCACCAGTGCACAGGAACACGACATCGATCTCCTCTTCTGTGCCATCGCGGAAGTAGGCGCGCCCTCCCTCAAGCCTCTCCACGTCGGGCCGCTGCACCAGGTTGTCCGGGAACACCGTCCGGGGGGTTTCCTGGAGGTGATAGGTATATTAGATAACTGACTACTAAAATCAACAAAATATCTCATCAAACCTAACCTATAAGATCAGTTTTTAATAGGCAGATGCCAGCCAACGGATTACAAttactaacattgaattgatttGTTCGACCAAATGACGGTGGTCCGTCAACtgattatgaatcaatttctttgattcCGTTTGGATCATTTAGCTTCAtgacacagaatagataatagtactgTTCATGGTTTGGATGGAAGCCGGCCGGAATGATTGTTTTGTATTACGCTGGTAATTAAATCCTCTAAGCTGCCGTTCCATTAATGCGCGGCTGTGCTCACCTATGGCGTGCATTCTCAGAACGGACATACCCTTGGCATTAAAAGTACCTAATTGTTTATAACGAAGAAGAGTCTACTTCTGCACGATTGCTTAGGCTGGATCGAATATTTTCCCTTCAAATCCAATAGCGCAACTAATTACAGTAGCAGTACCTGGAGATGATGCGACAGCACGACCCTGGGCGTGACGGCGGTAATCTCCAGCGCGATGTCCATGCCGGAGGGGCCGGCGCCCACCACCAGCACGCGTTTGCCAGCGAACACCTCGGGCACGCGGTAGTCGTGGCTGTGCATCACGTCGCCTGGGGGAACATAGATGTTGAGGAGTTTTGTCGTAAATAAATGTCATATGTAAGGAAATTGAGTAATATGGCCTCACGCCGCGTTCAGTGACGGTGGCTCTTTTTATTGAAACTTGCGAGGTATGTAGCTGTAATTATTGTACAGAGCTCTAGAGTCAACGCAGTCTATACAAGAGCAGTCTACGTAACCAACTGGGAGTTGAGACGAAAGACCGacaccggcgagagatcagctGATAtggactttttacatgtccatcgaCCATGTCATGATGtttttcttgtcagacaatcaagtgatcagcATGACGTATTGTTCTAAGAcataactaaacttggaaacaacGTTTTTCTCTCTCCACATCGAACCATCATGGATTGCGATACTACCTACGTCCTAACTCCTACAGCAATCATATCTACTCTACAATTTTACACATTATTAACCACTTGTTTTAGcccagccgcacattgtccgaaatttctgatcagaaacagttgaacgtccgcgctgtctcttacattttgtactgagccgagtgagctcgaactcgccggaaggatatttcggatagtgtgtggggtggcggtccggcgaaattgaactgtttctgatcagaatttggacaatgtgcggccgggctaagtcCATTATAATTCATAGCCCAACGTAGTCCACACAACATTGCAATATCATGCGTCAAACTACCTTGAAACTCCTTCAGCCCTGGTATATTCGGTATGAACGGCGTGTTATAATGACCGTTGCAGACGAACACGTAGTCGTATTCCCTGGTCTCCAGGACTCCGGTCTCCAGACTCTTGTACGTCACCTCCCACACCTCCCCACTAGGGACCGGCTTGGGGATGATCAGCTGGACGTGGTGACGGAActggaaatgtggaaaattTGGTTAGTCACGGTAGTAAATAAAACGCGTTGAATATAACTTAGAAGATATCAAAATTTAGGACCCCGGatagtaaataataacaatgtaTTGAATTAAAGATGGTGTCTTTTAACAGTTTCGCACTATGTCCGAATCCGCTTCGAAATCGGGAAAAAACAAAGTGTACGGTCATTCGGCTTGAATAGGTCGGTACGAGTTATGACTGTGTGAAATTATAACCAACTGCAACCAATGTAAcctgggtcaattcagaccgcaacgcgaccttCTAGATCTGactagatgcatttctaaagtatggatttgatagatttGCAAGTcttctcacgcaattgaagtctgtcaaattagaacaaatttaaaaaatatgcatctaCGGGTCGCAACTCGCATTGCGGCCTTAATTATTGACCCTCAAGCGTGAAAGAAATGACAGTTTTGCCTAGTAAGTAGACAGTAATTAACTTAAACTGTGgtgataaaaatactaaaacacACAATATGTAACTTTGCCAGTTAACATCCTCAAATGCAGACCAATGTGactatatatgtcgtaggatgatttgataaatcaaattttcgcgaaaattctagggatttttcgaaaacacggataattagataatggtgataacatttttcaattatcctaaaaaaattaggttttttgggaaaacgagagttgccttagtaacattgcacattcttaacgctgattggcttgatttttgcttactggccaactcttattctgattggttactatcttttcctatgtatctttgaggtaatacaccatagaattataaaggacaaaactcagaattagtttctggtTCTGTTAAACTTTCAGTACTAATTTCACATATTATTCAACATTTATCGAGCAgcctgcgtttccactgaagcggagcagagcggagcggagcttagcggtgcccgaattgaccaatcgtgttattccagcggaatgacagcgaagatttcgagcgtGGTGATTGGTCAAATCGGCACTGCTAAGCTCCGCTCGGCTTCAATGGAAAGCAGCCTAAATCAAGTCCACACAGTGCAAAGTTTTTTATTCATTGACAAGTAAATCACGCCATTCCACGTTGTATGATCATAGTATGCACATGATAAATATTCGTAAACAAGTTAACAATGTTGTAAATGCACTCGTTAACCGCTACACGGTACAGCAAAATAAGGAGAGATTATCGAAAATGTGAAGCGACCCGGAAAATTAAGGATAAAATACTTTAGGggaccggttggtctctctaagagttcactagaggtcggaggagtaaagagtaaaactcgatttactgtggtgaactgaagtggTTTATTGAACAATCTGTGCggtttatacagtgtgtaacaaaaataagtgataatactttagggtatgtacgtgttccttgtagagagttcactgtgaaagtagcagcgctgaaagacgaaatttttttttcacttttgtatggacaagggcgcgagcgttacgagtttccccatacaaaagtgaaaaaaaaccaccggttcgggaactaacccggcgagaagaaccggcgtaagaaactcgcactctaaatctatactctatacttctatactaatattataaatgcgaaagtatctctgtctgtctgtctgtctcgctttcacgccaaaactaccgaaccgattgtaatgaaattttgtatacagatagtctaaagcctgagaaaggacataggctacttttttttactggaaaaagggttgtaaggtggtgaaaatacaaaaatttgttgaaattaagttagttcccaaaattcatactagatggcgccgtgcgtctcttacatcgcgctaacgcttgcccaacatctttctataagaggtggtatcatcatatattacagtttaatttttttttcaattgttatttcataatacgttatttaataagtcagtactttatattatatacagtgacgtaaccttaaacctatcaatgataaatagtttatgggtaaagttgtgtaattggggggctaaataagctttaaaatttgtaatatataaattttaattttaaaaaatgaaatattatgtgcacactgcacagctgttttgatttaaggggtaccagggtttttttataaaagcttttgacaccaattttgttgacatcgcgcgctataaactgaagtccacgcggacgaagtcgcgggcaacagctagtagtaaaTAAGAAGGAAAGTATTAAAACGAAATTATATAATCTCTACTTTATAGTTTATCCAATCCAATTGACTGTTCTTAATGATCCGATTAATCTGAAGACTATAAAATGTAATtcaaggaaaaaaatcataggaTGGACAAGATGGAGTGACGATTATGTAATACAAATGTCTAGTCTCTAgcaatttttaaagatattttttagatattattaatttacacGTGCTATCCTATTGCacattagggcctgtttcaccactttttgataaagtgccgaatagactattcacaacttttttgacagattctccatatttgatctgtaaagttaattggtagatagcccattcgtcacttatcaggaagtggtgaaacaggccctgaaaCTTCTTCAAAGCCTCCGGGCAATACTATAAGTTACAATTAATGGTGTTGTACAGCCTTGATGCTGCTGCGTACTAAGTTGAGGGATGTTTAAGAGCTACTCACTTTGATATGCGGCGTGACGTCATGCTTGTCGGCATACAGCTGGAGGAAGGCGAGCATGTCCTTTGCTGGGAGGTACGACTTGTCCGACTCCGGGATCGGGAAGTCAGGAAAACCCATGATCTCTTTGGGGAGATTTGTTCTGGAAttgaaataattcattatgtttaaaaaacaatCTGCTTTAACCGACTTTTGTTAACCTAAATTCAGTGAAACCAGAAGGAAGTATGTAGATATAGTAATTATTGTCATGGATGTGTGTATGAATGTTTCGTTGGGCTTGTAGCGCACAAACCCAGCGATCAGAAAAAAGTGTCTATCGATTCGAATCTAAAGAATCGTCACATTTCAAATAATGCACAAACGAaaacttacttattattttgttaaaaaggcTATATTCGCTATAATGTTGCCAAAATGTCTTTGCAAAGTTGAGAAAAGGCAGAAGGCCCTACTCCAATTTGATCATGGGCAATTAAAAGACAAATATGCCTCAACACTGGACATAAGTTCGTAAGCGCTTGTACATTGATCATGGCCCAATCTGAAAAAGCCGCATTTTCTTCTGATTAGGTATATTTTTGGTTTGGAAAAAATGTAGAAGTTTTTTTCCAATCGCGTTTGATAATAAACTTAACGTCACAATCGATTGGTTCTGGAACAGTACCAATAAACAACAAATACATCTTCTATACGTTACTGCTGCCCTGATAACCCCTGACACCAATAGCACTAGGAAAACAGCTTAGCCGtcttattaaatcaataataattgttttaacaataaacaaattgtTTGcgcaaattaataaattgtttttgatATCATCAACACGTAAATTGACGTTATAATTCCGTAAACAAATTGaagacaaaaacatttttgctaAACGTAAAGGCAATTTAAAACAATCCTTTAGGCTTTAAGGACATTTTGGCCGAGAAGTCGCGACTTTTCAAGTTGGCGGCGTTAGTTCTAACTTCTACTTTTACCGTCATCTTGAAAATGTCACTTCAGCTATTGAGCGTTGAGACACTGCATTTGTCCACAAATATTAAATGTCTCTCACAGTTACATAATCCTCACCTCAAACTCTTATACATGCTGGTGTGTATCGGTAACCCGAAGTCGTCGTATCCCACCGTCTCTGTGTACACCCAGGTGCCTCCCACCTGTGCGGATTGTTCCAGCACGTCCACGGTGACTCCAGGCTCACAGAGCAGATGGCGGGCCGCGCACAAacccgccgcgcccgcgccgaccACGCATACGCGCACTGTAGGTGACCAGGAGAACATGATTAGTTTGGGGGATTTGATGGTAGAAAAAATACAGGACAAAAGGCTACTCAGGCATTTAGACTGCGTTTCCACTATGTATTTTTGAGAACTtgttgagaaccaatagaatcgcttcattgacgtgagcttgccgtgaCATCGCTCAGTGCGGTGATGCTATTGGAtcataaaaacacattcctcgcaacacatctctggtggaaacgcagccttaggtgGTTAAAACCTAAAAAGCATCAATGATTTAAGGCGACAGTGGTCTTTGGTGGTGAaatagtcggttaaaaagcatcAAGGTAGGAAAGCTACTATAGACTTTCGTCTTGGATATTTTCATTTAGTTTTCATTTCAAGGCAGATCTCCACGTTGGCCCAATGATAGttaccatgattgcgaagctgtcTATAGCGCAATCGAAGTCAATTATGGACAATTAAAAATGCTCATCTATACGTTTGTAACTTATTGGTTTGAGCCTACAGAAGATAAGAGGCTGCATAAGATGACAGGATatcaaaatgttatattatacttttgatTCGGCGGTTTTTACTTCGATGCATAGTCCATACCTAccaaattaatataaaacgtCTATTGCTAGacataataaaaattctacATACTTAATGAATAAACACTACTTAATGGTTATAGGAAATGGACTTAAGGCCTAGTGACTTTATTAGGTTCTAGTTGCCATATAAGTGAGCATGTTACTTCCTTGATCAGTTCTAGTTGTTATCATTAGGGCATGAGCTGCCTAGGTCATGTCTGGTAAACAACCTGTTTGTTGACACCTTACATCATACTGTCATCTCCCCTGTGTCACTTTATTATCACGGATCACCCTTTATGTCTCTAGGCCCACTTACgcagatctgggttaaagttaaccccggattaaacgttatctctttcgtaaaatatatgaagaaTGTAAGAGACAACACACTATTTAACCTGGTATTAACTAATGCTAAtgctaaagctaatgaagtattcaggagcgagaatacctaaaaccaatctaaataccctgtatcttgtccacacacaagaggagaaagcagccctcactaatacaggctatggattgggaacggactctcgcgtcctcacaatccatgaagctcagggattaacgagtccctcggtgatcatcatacagaccaagtcccgaaagctggcaatccatgacagcgttcctcatgcagttgtagccatatcccggcacactaacacctgtgtctattacactgacactgatggagacgctgtggcaagcttcataaaaagagccacggaggtgtcaaccgaacacataagagattataatataaaaatggctataaaagacaggaacgataaagtcctaagccacatggcgggtagattcgacacagaacgatgtctttttaacaacctagaaactccacccagcttgagtgacccctctccaccaagccaatgtcacaacatctaaaggcaaagggtggagcagcataaaatctaaggaaatcggaaaatgtcggatctactggccgccacaccgactgggacctcaccgttcaaaacattaatattattattatgcaatttataaaacaataaatgtatatatttactagctgttgcccgcgacttcgtccgcgtggacttcagtttatagcgcgcgatgtcaacaaaattggtgtcaaaagcttttataaaaaaaccctggtacccattaaatcaatacagctgtgcagtgtgcaaacaataagtacttcatttttgtatgttaaactttatatattatgccaaattttaaagcttatttagccccccaattacacaactttacccataaactatttatcattgataggcttagccccaatttcaccaacgtctgttagtgttaacagcttgttaaaatatcctgtcttctctttcattcatatgaaaaacgaaacagctaacgtgatactaattcgagcattaactttaacagtcgttggtgaaatttggtattaaggttacgtcactgcctgcacagataaagtactgagttatttaataccgtagaatagatataacaatcgaaaaaaatcgagacttaaatgtaagatgataccacctcttatagaaagacttttgagcaagcgtcagcgcgatgtagaagacgcacggcgccatctattatgaattttttgaacaaatttacgacccttacaaccctttttccagtaaaaaagtagcccatgtcctttctcaggctttagactatcagtatacaaaatttcattacaatcggttcggtagttttggcgtttggcgtgaaagcgagactgacagacagagatactttcgcattcataatattagtacagattatgtgcacactgcacagctgtttttgggtattttgattaattaagaggattccacaccgcccttttttccatacaaacgttgtcccctgtttcctccctagataatgctagtagagttatattctatctatatatctacggccactaatacaatgtccctatgtttttttttttttttttt
Proteins encoded in this region:
- the LOC121732449 gene encoding senecionine N-oxygenase-like, translated to MRVCVVGAGAAGLCAARHLLCEPGVTVDVLEQSAQVGGTWVYTETVGYDDFGLPIHTSMYKSLRTNLPKEIMGFPDFPIPESDKSYLPAKDMLAFLQLYADKHDVTPHIKFRHHVQLIIPKPVPSGEVWEVTYKSLETGVLETREYDYVFVCNGHYNTPFIPNIPGLKEFQGDVMHSHDYRVPEVFAGKRVLVVGAGPSGMDIALEITAVTPRVVLSHHLQETPRTVFPDNLVQRPDVERLEGGRAYFRDGTEEEIDVVFLCTGYLYNFPFLHPSCGISVQDNCVEPLYKHLVNIRHPTMCFIGVPYYVCAFAMFDLQVRYYVRSMNGTFKLPSEVEMIEHWESEKQERAARGYSRRQAHMMGPDQERYYASLASEANTKNLPSVITKIREESSIRFLHNLQHYRQDKYKIIDDDTYEIISNGKREILC